Proteins encoded in a region of the Pseudothermotoga elfii DSM 9442 = NBRC 107921 genome:
- a CDS encoding ABC transporter permease produces the protein MKGKITLILVPIIFIGTFLIYPLFLLFSKFPVWNISQVLSKNAAIIRFTAFQALLSAFLTMLLGIPGAYLFARTKLPKVAKSFLKSASMVPFVLPGISMAIGFLLTFGNNGIVNWILSFFNLKIRILYTFTAVLIGHVFYNFPLFIRIVGDAFERIDRNFLEMANIEGASRFKRFWYIELPLIAPAVGAAFSLSYLYCFTSFAVVLILGGIKYSTIEVSIYMYLKVLLDFESALALTLFQMIFVASVSFVFLILSSKSQQSFGEALKEEKPRWSYFYIAVVGLFVFLPLSMASLGGFLKYGGIFTLENFRNLFSQSAEWIIGANAWPVIIYSVLLSSIVGGCVCILGLVSSYASIRYRSFLSILTYLPVAISPATMAFGMILFEAPQAIKLGGIYALISLPLVHSSLQNVWRSFPKEIEEASKIDGCGSVKRFFKIILPVFKKELLGTFAFCMAIALGEITATIILSEGQLTTLSVATYKLFSTRHIGEAQALNSILMWIVLILFFISEQTE, from the coding sequence ATGAAAGGAAAGATAACCTTGATTCTGGTGCCGATAATCTTTATCGGCACCTTTTTGATTTACCCGCTTTTCCTGCTGTTCTCAAAATTTCCAGTCTGGAATATCTCTCAAGTACTCTCAAAAAATGCAGCTATTATCAGATTCACAGCTTTTCAAGCTCTGCTGTCAGCTTTTTTAACAATGCTTCTTGGAATACCAGGCGCTTATTTATTTGCAAGAACAAAGCTTCCAAAGGTTGCGAAGAGTTTTTTGAAATCTGCAAGCATGGTGCCTTTTGTCCTTCCTGGTATATCGATGGCTATTGGTTTTTTACTCACCTTTGGTAATAATGGAATAGTGAACTGGATATTATCTTTTTTTAATCTTAAAATCAGAATACTTTATACATTCACCGCTGTTTTGATTGGCCACGTTTTCTATAACTTTCCCCTGTTCATAAGAATCGTTGGTGATGCTTTCGAAAGGATAGACAGAAATTTTCTTGAAATGGCTAACATTGAAGGAGCTTCGAGATTCAAGAGGTTTTGGTATATAGAACTACCTTTGATAGCACCAGCAGTTGGGGCGGCTTTTTCTCTTTCTTATCTTTATTGCTTCACCAGTTTTGCTGTCGTTTTGATATTGGGGGGAATCAAATATTCGACTATTGAAGTAAGTATATATATGTACCTCAAAGTGCTTCTGGATTTCGAAAGCGCACTGGCTCTCACGTTATTCCAAATGATTTTCGTGGCATCTGTAAGTTTTGTCTTCCTAATCTTATCCAGCAAATCTCAGCAATCTTTTGGCGAAGCACTCAAAGAAGAAAAACCAAGATGGTCTTACTTTTATATCGCTGTTGTTGGATTATTTGTTTTCTTACCTCTGAGTATGGCTTCTCTGGGAGGATTTTTAAAATATGGAGGGATTTTCACACTTGAAAACTTCAGAAATTTGTTCAGTCAAAGTGCCGAATGGATAATCGGTGCGAACGCCTGGCCTGTGATTATTTACAGCGTTTTACTTAGTTCAATAGTCGGAGGATGCGTGTGCATTCTTGGATTAGTCAGCTCATATGCTTCGATCAGGTATAGAAGTTTTTTATCAATCTTGACGTATCTTCCTGTTGCAATCTCTCCTGCCACAATGGCTTTTGGAATGATTCTTTTTGAAGCACCTCAGGCGATCAAACTTGGTGGTATTTATGCATTGATATCACTACCTCTGGTTCACAGTTCACTTCAAAATGTCTGGAGGAGTTTTCCAAAAGAAATAGAAGAAGCCAGTAAAATTGATGGGTGTGGTTCTGTAAAAAGGTTTTTTAAAATAATATTGCCTGTTTTCAAAAAAGAACTGTTAGGAACTTTTGCATTTTGTATGGCCATAGCACTTGGTGAGATCACAGCGACAATTATTCTGTCAGAAGGTCAATTGACCACTCTATCTGTTGCAACCTATAAACTTTTCAGCACACGTCATATCGGCGAAGCACAGGCTTTGAATTCTATCCTAATGTGGATTGTTTTGATTCTGTTCTTCATTTCTGAGCAAACCGAATAA
- a CDS encoding amidohydrolase family protein translates to MMRFATDEEDVKKIGPFSMIGSDGSALPDGILSHGHLYPRNFGTFPRVIARYVKELKAITLEAVYKMTSFPARRIGLFDRGIIRPKMAADIVIFDFDKIQDLASYENPKSYPQGIVHVIVNGELTIFETEHTLARAGKIFRKR, encoded by the coding sequence ATGATGAGATTTGCCACGGATGAAGAAGATGTGAAAAAGATAGGCCCATTTTCAATGATTGGCTCTGATGGCAGTGCCTTACCTGATGGTATTCTCTCGCATGGACATTTATATCCCAGGAACTTTGGCACTTTTCCAAGGGTAATTGCTCGCTATGTCAAAGAGCTCAAAGCAATCACATTGGAGGCTGTCTACAAAATGACATCTTTTCCGGCACGAAGAATTGGGTTGTTTGACCGAGGAATCATTCGACCAAAGATGGCTGCTGACATAGTGATCTTTGATTTTGATAAAATTCAAGATCTGGCCAGCTATGAAAATCCAAAAAGCTACCCTCAGGGTATAGTTCATGTAATAGTGAACGGTGAGCTCACTATTTTTGAGACTGAACATACCCTGGCCCGGGCTGGAAAAATTTTCAGAAAAAGATGA
- a CDS encoding AAA family ATPase, which produces MSNNKLSMNEIELNEQFLNALELMEKSDKNIFITGRAGTGKSTLLMYFCNITKKKVVVLAPTGVAALNVNGETIHSFFKFKPNVTFENIEVLDDEIYREIDTIIIDEISMVRADLLDCIDKFLRLNARDFSKPFGGVQMILMGDLYQLPPVVTKKEREFFKERYRSEYFFDSDVFKDVDWEFIELEKIYRQDDDQFIKILNEIRTGTITDESLMILNSRVNAQLQNINYAIYLTSHNQTAKNINQEKLNQIKDKLYKFEAKIQGDFDESSFPADHVLLLKKGAQIMMLNNDSDGRWVNGSVGKIIDVHQDDGIVKVLFSDGRIEEVTRYTWDIFHYKYNRRKKMIETEIVGTFSQFPMRLAWAVTIHKSQGKTFDNVTIDLSKRFFAPGQLYVALSRCTRLSGISLTMAVTKKDIILDRRILRFLSDFQCKNSEKKLSMSEKMELINRAIELNKYLLIVYVRSDNEKSRRIVEPRRVGEFSYSGKKFLGLQGYCFERKDLRTFRIDRILDIELIEDREVVK; this is translated from the coding sequence GTGTCAAATAATAAATTGAGTATGAATGAGATAGAACTGAATGAACAATTTTTGAATGCATTAGAATTGATGGAAAAATCAGATAAGAACATCTTTATAACTGGCAGGGCCGGGACTGGTAAATCTACATTGCTAATGTATTTTTGCAACATAACAAAGAAAAAAGTCGTGGTTCTTGCTCCGACAGGTGTTGCGGCGCTGAATGTGAATGGTGAAACAATTCACTCGTTTTTCAAATTCAAGCCAAATGTGACTTTTGAGAACATTGAAGTATTAGATGATGAAATTTACAGAGAAATAGACACAATTATCATCGATGAGATCTCTATGGTTAGGGCCGATCTACTTGATTGCATCGATAAATTTTTGCGTTTGAACGCTCGAGATTTTAGCAAACCTTTCGGTGGTGTTCAGATGATTCTGATGGGAGATTTGTACCAACTGCCACCTGTAGTTACCAAGAAAGAAAGGGAATTTTTCAAAGAAAGGTACAGAAGTGAATATTTCTTTGATTCAGACGTGTTCAAAGATGTGGATTGGGAATTCATAGAACTCGAAAAAATCTACAGGCAAGATGATGATCAGTTCATAAAAATTCTCAATGAAATTAGAACTGGAACAATAACTGATGAAAGTCTGATGATCCTAAACAGCCGAGTAAATGCTCAGCTACAAAATATTAACTATGCTATTTATCTGACAAGCCACAACCAGACAGCCAAAAATATAAACCAGGAAAAGCTCAACCAGATCAAAGATAAACTGTACAAATTCGAAGCCAAGATACAGGGAGATTTTGATGAAAGTTCTTTCCCTGCAGATCATGTACTTTTGCTAAAAAAAGGTGCACAGATAATGATGCTAAATAACGATAGTGACGGCAGGTGGGTGAACGGTTCTGTTGGAAAAATCATTGATGTTCATCAAGATGATGGTATCGTCAAGGTTCTTTTTTCTGATGGCAGAATTGAAGAAGTGACACGTTACACCTGGGACATATTTCACTACAAATACAACAGGCGAAAAAAGATGATTGAAACAGAAATAGTGGGTACATTCAGCCAATTTCCGATGAGATTAGCCTGGGCTGTCACGATACACAAGAGTCAGGGCAAAACTTTTGACAATGTGACAATCGATCTTTCAAAACGTTTTTTTGCTCCGGGACAGTTGTATGTGGCTCTGAGTAGATGCACTCGCTTGAGTGGCATCTCACTCACAATGGCTGTAACGAAAAAAGACATAATACTCGATAGAAGAATTCTCAGATTTTTGAGTGATTTTCAATGTAAAAATAGTGAAAAAAAGTTATCTATGAGTGAAAAAATGGAACTCATAAACAGGGCTATTGAATTGAACAAATACCTTTTGATCGTTTATGTGAGATCTGATAATGAAAAATCAAGAAGAATTGTTGAACCAAGGAGAGTGGGAGAGTTTTCTTATTCTGGGAAAAAATTCTTAGGTCTTCAGGGCTATTGTTTTGAAAGAAAAGATTTGAGAACATTCAGAATAGACAGGATCCTTGATATCGAGCTAATCGAAGACAGGGAGGTAGTAAAGTGA
- the speB gene encoding agmatinase has translation MLKNLVNQHTFLRSKDNYESSRAVIVGAPLDQTTSFRPGTRMAPKKIRELSYGLEDYSPYLNDSLNDKSFYDAGDIEMPLGNLQKSLELIERITNEIVQDEKIPVFIGGEHLITFPIVRQVALKYPELKIIHFDAHADLRDTLFGERLSHGTVLRRVCEYIKDRHLYQFGIRSGLKEEFDFAKDHTRTFLYDVKEPFMKVFDELKGFPIYITLDIDVFDPAFAPGTGTPEPGGCTSKEIFEIIQRFKELKIVGFDLVEVSPLTDISERTGILAAKILREVLMCIS, from the coding sequence ATGCTCAAAAATTTGGTGAATCAACATACTTTTCTCAGATCAAAAGATAATTATGAATCAAGCAGGGCGGTTATCGTAGGTGCGCCACTGGATCAGACAACAAGTTTCAGGCCGGGGACACGCATGGCGCCAAAGAAAATCAGAGAACTTTCCTATGGTTTAGAGGATTACAGCCCATACCTGAATGACTCCTTGAATGACAAATCTTTTTATGATGCCGGTGATATCGAGATGCCGCTGGGAAATCTTCAAAAGAGCCTCGAGTTAATCGAGAGGATAACAAATGAAATCGTTCAAGACGAAAAAATACCAGTTTTCATTGGTGGAGAACATTTGATAACTTTCCCCATAGTCAGGCAAGTGGCGTTAAAGTACCCAGAGCTGAAAATCATTCACTTCGATGCACACGCAGACTTGAGAGACACTCTTTTTGGTGAAAGACTCTCTCATGGTACGGTTTTGAGAAGAGTGTGTGAGTATATCAAAGACAGACATCTGTATCAGTTTGGTATCAGATCTGGTTTAAAGGAAGAGTTCGATTTTGCAAAAGATCACACAAGAACTTTTTTGTACGATGTGAAAGAGCCTTTCATGAAGGTATTTGATGAATTGAAAGGTTTTCCGATATACATCACCCTTGACATAGATGTATTTGATCCTGCTTTTGCACCCGGTACTGGAACTCCCGAACCGGGTGGATGTACTTCAAAGGAAATCTTTGAAATAATCCAGAGATTTAAGGAACTGAAAATAGTTGGCTTCGACTTAGTTGAAGTTTCACCATTGACAGACATCTCAGAAAGAACCGGCATTTTAGCAGCAAAGATTTTAAGAGAAGTCTTAATGTGTATTAGCTGA